Below is a genomic region from Neovison vison isolate M4711 chromosome 9, ASM_NN_V1, whole genome shotgun sequence.
AGAACTAAAAGCCTCCAATTTAATGTTTTGACGATGAAGGAAAGGAAGTGACTTCTCTCACCTGCTGCCTGAGCAGAGAGGTAGAAGCACACAGGAAGTGCACACAGAAAATCTGCGGACCCCTCGACAGGTCACTGGCAGACGTGGAGACATGTATGTCCAGTGTCGGGGGCAGGTGAGCTGGCAGTTGACAAGAAATGCCACGGCTGAGGTCCACATCtagcaggcaaaggaagaaacagatgtGGTCACACAGGGAGACCGTGTCGTGTGAGAAACAGACACAAACTTGATTCTGAGGCTCTTCAACCattgaagggaggggagagaagagccaCAAAGGAGACGGTGGACTCTTGGCCATACAGCACAGGGATAAGGGAGGATGCTGGTGAGTGTCTTTAAGGAAGTAAATGTGCTTCAAAGACCATCAGCGGATCCCTGGAAGATGTGGATTGAAACTGCCTGTGATGTCAGAAACACAGATGCCTTTGCTGACCTTCCTGAGAGTTGGTTTGGTCGAATGCGTAAGCAGAGACCACCCTGGAGCGGGTGGGAGCATGAATAAGAGAAGTCAGTGCGTCTGTCTTGGAGAAGAATATCGCATGGGATCTGGGAATAATGGGGTTTGTTATTCTGCTCATAGTTTGCACttttatgtcatttctttttccctGAGTGGTTTCATGGATTCGATGTTCTGCAAATCATGTTAATATGTTtaatgttgtatttctttttcaccGTAACTGAACTACTGATGGTGGTTAATCTTGTCTTGGTTCTTATTACCTTGTACATCAGTGAGCTGCTAGCCTTAAGAATTCACTTGGCAGTAATAGATAACTCATTGAATCTTTCATCAGATTATCTATTACTACGGATAAGATCATGTTTCCTGGAATTATTTGGCATCATTAATTAGGTTCCTTGGCCTCTCCATGTGAACCTGTTTAGTAAAGCGGCATAATACCCCATTGCTTTTTCTAGAGAGTTTGATGTGGTAAGAATTCTTCTCTGTTGCTCGCTGCTAGTGTTTCCTCATGTTCGGAATACCACAATGTTTGGTGGATATCCACATCACGAGATTCTCTTGCACAGAATGACTGACAGactttcttcaaaaaaaagagcGTAGGAAGCTGGGTGTAAAGGTTACAAAAATTTTagcttatgaaaaaaataaaattaaaaaaacttaattaaCTTTACAAGACGAAAGAattatggggagaaagccatgagttccatgcaaagcatggaattcctcctcctctggaattccactgttctccttggtatgtGAACGTGGTCTTGGCTGAATttcttgctggtcttctgggggaggggcctgttgtagtgattctcaagtgtccatgcctgaggcggaattgcaccacccttaccaggggctcgGCTAAGTAATCCGTTAGGGTTCCCCTTTCGgagttttgttccctgaaagctttccatagagttctggaggatgccatgaaaatggtggcctctgaatctctggcccggaggagccaagagctcagagcactactcctcagtgcacccttggagaaaagtgctcaatcactcccatctccctggcctctagcCACGCTTTGAGCtcccccagcctgtgaccaaggaAGTGTGTCCCTGACACCATATCCTGGGCCTCAAACCCACCACCCCCCACATTCTGAGCACCAGACAGATGGCCAGATGAAGCTGCCTACTCGAAACAGAATCCGAATGAACCAGTGAAAGTCATCAGTTTCTGTGCTGGAAGTTTCTCCTGAGAGACCCAGTCAGTGAATTTCCTGTGCTCGGCTCAGAAATTTTGGACGTAACAAGTGTTCCCTAGTTTCAGGAAAATTTGAACcatgggggatcctgggtggctcagttggttgaggataTGATTCTTACTCTAACTTCAGGGCTTGATGTCAGACTGTGAGttcaaccccacattgggcttactttaaaaaaaaaaaaaatgtgggtggAGTTtacattaaaacaatgaaaaaaaaaaaagaaaattaggagcTGTGATGGCACAATAAATGTATTCTCTTACTCAAGGTGAAAAGATTATAATCAGTCTTTCTTCTACTTGGAGAAAACAAATGTTCACCCTCAGTATCTGGGGGCTGTTGACACCTTTGATACCTGGTCAGGAGAGGAGGAGGTGAGCACTGAGAGGGTCCCGGACACCAACACTCCAGGGGCAAAGGCAAGGGCAAGGATCTAGGGGCAGTAAGTGCTTTCCTAACAAGGAAACCAGCCCCTGCACACTAGGGGAATCCAGAGTCCTCAGGACATGGCCAGCCTGTCCTCAGGAGTGAGCCCCGGAGAGCCCGGGTGGAGGACACTCAGTCACTGCAGAGGAAAGAGGTTAGTAGATGTGATAACTACCTTGTCAGTGAGATGCTGCTGGGAAAATCCCATCTGGAACTAGGACCTTGACACCTCTTCTTCCCAAACaagagtcaggcttcctgctgggggcACTTGTCATGCCTTGGAGCGCTCTAACAAAACCGTGTTATTTATTGTCGTTCACTGGTTTTAGTGGATATTACGTAAGGAACAATGGCACAGAATACTTGGAGGACACAAACTGTCTGCAAGATCTGTGTGACAAATCTAGGAATAACAGGCATCCCTAGGATTGGAGGAGTTTCCTTCCATCATTTCCTGGGTCTCAGAGTCTTGCCTGGACAGGTCATCTTTCTTACTGGTGAGCTGCCAGTGGTGTCTTGTGGCCATTGCTGATGTCTGAGGCTTGTTGTGATGCAGgctttggaaatgaaaacacaaatacattaaattttatgATTTAGCCCTACAAAACTCATTCAACACCTCAGTAATTATCTAGTGTtaaacagaaaaagtattttgaCAATACCTTCCAGAGTATGTAGTAGCAGGTGAAGTTAAAGATGAGGTTGTCgtggtgcctggggggctcagtcagttgggtgccgcttacagctcaggtcatgatcccagggtgctgggatggagcctcgaatcaggctccctgcttgttgggagcctgcttctccctcactgtcAGCCTGTTGCTCTGTTTACTTGTACTCCCtctgtatctttctctctgtcaaataaataaataaaaatcttaaaaaaatgactttgtcATATGAGGCAACATTCAAATTCCATACACTGAAAACCCATGTTAAGTAAATAATACCACTTTTCAGTTGCATTTACCAAACCGGATTGATTTGAAATGTTCATGTACACTGAAATCATTATGTCCTTTTAGAAATACTTGATTTGCATATGTACACCATATACTACACTGTATACATGTAAAGAAATTATAAGTCACTCGTCAAATTTACTTATATACTTAAGcatcaatatttttatatataactattaacttaaaatatatagTCATTCTGGACCCTGAATTGGATAAATGTTacacttttttttgtctttaagcACAGACAAATATACAATATTTAACGATATATACTGTGTCTCCCTGCTATTACGTTTTCTTGGAAGTTGCAATTAAAAAACATCCAAAAGATTCTGGAGGCAAGGAtaatactgaaagaaattaatacaTGAGATGTTGCGAGACCCATGCTCCAAACCCAAGTAGAAAGtgtagaaaggaaagcaaaaagagaagTAGAAGGGAAGGGAAACGTACAGAAATCGAAAACTCCTATGTCCCCTATTTAAGCCCCACGCACAAGAGAAGATGTTCAGAGAAGCTAGAGCCACGGGTCCCAGACGTGCCCACCCCAGCCAGGACAACAGCATCTGCAGGATACCTGATGGCCCTGTCCTGCTCCTTGTTTGTGGCCCTGGTGGTGCTCAGCTGCCACTCCCTCGGCTCTCTGGGATGTGACCTGCCTCAGGACCACAGCCTGCTGCCCTGGAGGGCCCTGATGCTCCTGCGACAAATGAGGAGACTGTCTGCTAGCTCCTGTGACAACTACACAAACGACTTTGGCTTCCCCCAGGAGGTGTTTGACGGCAAGGCGCTGCAGAAGGCTCAAGCCCTCCCTGTCGTCCATGTGATGAACCAGAAGATTTTCCACCTCTTCTGCACAGAGGCCTCACCTGCTCCCTGGAACACGACCCTCCTGGAGGAATTGTGCTCGGGACTTTCTGAGCAGCTGGGCCTCCTGGAAGCCTGTCCCCtgcaggaggcaggggtgggagagacGCCCCTGGTGAATGGGGACTCCATCCTGAGGAACTACTTCCAGAGAATCTCCCTCTATCTGCAAGAGAAGCAATACAGCCCTTGTGCCTGGGAGATGGTCCGAGCAGAGATCATGAAACCCTTGTATGCATCAACAGCCTTGCATAAGAGATTAAGGAGCGGGAAGTGACACCCCTTTCAACATCGAAATGGTTCTCTCTGAAGAAGACTATCACACTCCCCTGTTTCTGTAGTGTCAAAGACTCTCATTTCTGCTGTcatcatgacatgaactgaatCAATTTGTCACATGTATTCAGGAGTATTAGGCAACTTGAAGTCAGTGTTACAAACACCTGTCGCCTTCAGGTGACCATGCTGATCTGCCTatttagctatttatttatttcactatttataagatttaagttattttttattgtattatattaattGTACCTAACCTTTGTGGTTAAGAGAATTgtatatgttttatgtatattaaattctttattttctcatcattaaatatttctatagaaacttcttgcatttatttcttattgaAGCAAGAAACAAGTCTGATTACAACCTGATGAAGGAACGGATTGTACCACTCTCTCACTCGTGATTTTGTTTTCACATTAGAAGTAATCGCGTCGACTTCCCGGAAGTCACTTTGCATGCTGTCTTCACGGGAAAGGCAGACTTCCCATGTCCAATGCTGTGTCTGTATCTTGGATTTTGTAGAAAATCTAACCTCAGAACAAAAATCGTAGTGAAGTAATATCAGTTATGTTAAAGGGAAGAGTGCAAAGAAGGGAAAATTTGAATTCTGTAAGTAGAAAAGGAAGCAGACATGtcaggaaataaaatgagaagaaccAGAGACATTCCACATCACAATGGTAGACACCCAAGTGCAAATATTCTTTATGGAATGGATTGTTCAGGAGCACCctagtgtctcagttggttaagtgtctgcctttggctcaggtcatgatgtcagggtcctggaatcaagccttgtgtcgagctccctgttcagccgggagtctgcttctccctgtcacactccccttgtttgttctcgctgtctctctgtgtcatataaataaataaaatcctttaaaaaaatcaaaacaaacaaatggatccTTGATCCTGCTATTTACAAGCCATTCCATTCACAGAACCCAGGGAGGGAAGCGGCTGCCTGGGAGGAGAGCGTAGACTGAGAAATGGTGCCTCAAGCCTCCCCTGGTTAAGGGAGAAAAGAGCCACACTGCAGACAAAGGTCGAATATCCCTAAGGCAGTAGCATAAGAGCGAATgttggttaagagtctatttcGAAGCTAAGAAAGTCTCCAAGGAATGACATCATTGCAAAGGCTGCATGGAAAGGGTCCACAAATCTGGGAAGTAGAAGGGTTATGACCACAGGGACCAGTTGTTTTGACTGAATTACTCACCAGAAACCATACTGGTGGCGGAGGAAAGGCGAGGAACAGAACAGAAGCTAGTGACTATAGATAGAATATAGATCTGGGAAATTTACCTTCTTTGGGGCTAATTAAACAtccatgaaaaaatgaaaaaataattgagaTGGGTGATGCCTTCCAATGTCTTTTAATCCATGTAAAGcttatataaagaaaagcaaacaaaaatgaaaagtgtATGGGTACATTCTGGAAATGAAAACTACCCTGTTCTACTGAAGACTCATGAATAGAAAAAACTGGAGATGAATTGGGAGCCAGGGCACCGCCCACTGTTCTGCCAGGCCACCAGAAGCCCTCAGGTGGAGCACCCATCCCCTCTGCTGGCCTCCTCCTGGATCCCCGTGGCAGCATCTCAGCTCTGGGCTGTGAGCTGCCTCCTGGCTCCAGGCAACTTCACAGGTGGGCCTGCTGCTTCTGACACAGAGGAGAAGCATCAGTCCCTTCTCCTGAACCAGGGACACCTCCTCTGGGACAAGGTGCGTGGCTGCCACTTccaggaggtccacaccaagtcTGTCCTCCACGAGATGCTGCAGCTGACCTTCACCCTCTTCCTCACCGGGCACTGCCGTTTGCTGCCTGAACCCGTCCCTGCTGGGGCAGCCAGAAACCTGGGAATCTGTGTGGTACCTGTGATGGGAGTGGGGGAGCCGCCCCTGGGTTTGAGGGCCCTGCCCTAGCCTTGAAGACGGGCTTCCAGAGAATCCATCTCCATCTGAGACAGAAGAAATGGAGTAACTACCTGGGAAGGAGTCTGAGTCAAAATCTGGCGACCCATCTTTTCGTACTCAAATGAAgacataaggaaagggaaatgataaaaaggaagaaagcaagaaagggacCTGCAAATGATATTGTTGACCTACAACACTAAGTCACATAGCCATGAGTTCCAGCTTTCTAAGGACTCCTCTTTCTGCTTCAGCCATACAATGTGTTGAGTTAAGTTACTCAGCATTGTGGGTAAAATGTGTCTGTGACAGGACTGTCCCTAAGGGCTTCCATCCTCAGGACAGAGCTAGCCTGAAGTTGTTCACGGATTCACGTATTGCAGGATCCTCCAATTTCTGGATCAACACTGAACCTGTTGGAATGTTGTTCCTGACCTCACAGCTGCAGCAACAAGAACAAACCAACAACCCCCAAAtgcaagaagacagaaaacaacaactcttcttagatcCACTCACAGCTGAGGTCCCAGGGCCAGTCTCAGCGCTGGTACCAGGAGAAAAAGGAGTGCTCAGACAATCACACTGGCCAGGAGCAGGCAATGGTGGGAACTTCAGCTATTACGGAAGCCTGGCTCGAGGCTCTGTGTGCATCCACTGGACAGTTACATCTCCCTAGTTGGTGGAGCCCACCGGTTTGCTGGGCGCCCCCtgtgaagagcagagggaaatagCAGCTTtgccagcagagggagggggaaagcaaTCACTCTAGAATAGTCTGAGACTACCTCTGCACAGTGCTAGAGGCCAAGGGGATCTGTTACCAGGAGACTGAAGGAGGGAAGTCAGGAAGAGGGgacagcagacttcccactggagATGCAGGGGTGAGTCTGGACTCTCCAACAATGCATGTCCTGGAGACATTAAATCGCAATGCCCCTTGTATATTTGGAAATCGAGGCATGGTACTGACACTCCTTCCGTCTGACATGAGAGTGGAATGAGAAGATGCCCTAAAACTTCAGAGAACCTTTGACATCTAAGgctgagaaggagaaggggagcctgTCAAGGGCACAGCGATGGGGCAGCCAGAGCAGGTGGGACGCCACCAGGGAAGAATGATCTCCAGGAAGTGTGGCAGAAGGGAAGATTCAGAATTTCCCAAGAGGAACCTCAGGCAGGAATTTATGACATGGGCTACAGGACTGTGCCCTGCATCTGGAATTCTGCTTCCATCTCCTTGTCTGATCATGAGAACCTCACTGGAGCTCTCTGCAGCTCGGTTTCCCCAGATGTAAAGTGAGGTGGAAATATTCCTAGAGCTGTTGTAATAATGAAGTGGCACATTTCAAAGCATCTAGCATCTTCCACTGAGTAAGAGTTTAACAGATGGGGATTATATTCTCATGTTTTCCCTAAAAAAATGATCTTCTCTTAGTCTTTTCTGTATAACTGACTGCAAAGGGCTGATCCTCCAAAATatcattgtgaaaaaaaaataaaataaaatacccattCAGAACAGGTGACCTATCCATTGAATGAAATTAGTTACACAGTAatgttatatgtatacatatacactgtGCCTTTGTCCGCATACTCCATATGTTCTGGTACAGCacatttccccttcctccacgCCCTCCGAGATCCCATCCTTTCACTCTCCAGTCACAgagtttccctctcccccagtggAGAAACCTCCTGTGAgctccccctccaccctccctcctcAGGAGCCTCTCCTGCCCATTCACACAgctgcttccttttcctttgtggtttctgTCTGGCCCTTTTACTTCCAATGACAAAGCCACAAAGAAGAACACAAGTTGTTTGAAATTTCCAGGTTTTTTGAAACTCTCTTAGCAGAAGccttgttgttttcttttctcctggtgACTATTGCTGACCTGAGGGAATGTCCCCACTGCAGTGATGTCACAGtggcaggagcagagaggagaTAGGAGCAGGAGGCTGCTGTTCTGTGGCCCGTCACAGTCTTTACAGGGGAGGCTGCCAGCGAGGGGGCAAGGTGGGCTAGACAGTGACCAGGTGTGCACACGGGCTCGTGTTGTATGTAGAAGTCTGTCCCCTGGTGGGAGATTTTCCTCCAGACCAAAAAAGAGCTCTTTCCTGGAATGAACTGACTCTGCTAGTATAATAAGGCAATGTCCATGGCTCTTAtgtactttttgaaaaatacactTTCTAAACAGAGCAATTATGTTCATAGTAAAAGTGAGCAGAAGGTCCTGAGTTTTTCCCCATCCTCCTTGCTCTGGAGCTGCATGGTCTCTCCCCATTACCAGCATCCCCACACCGGAAGCAACACCTGTTCCAATTGCTTCCAACAATGTAACAAATGGTTTTTAGGGCTGGGAACAAGGCTTCAATATGCCAAGGTATGTGGTACCCTAAAGCTCAACCTTGGAGTGGTCTAACAAAACCTTAGTGCTCAGTACTTACTGTCTGTCATTGGGTTTTCTTGGGTATCACACAAGAATCACAGTCATGGAATTTGTGGAAGATACATGAAATGTTGCAAGACAGTGCCACACCTAGGAACACCAGGAATAACATAGGATTGGAGGAGTGTCTTTCCATCATTTCCTGGACCTCAGAATCTTACCTGGACAGGTCATCTTTGCTTACTTTGAGCTGCCAGTGGCTAACTTGTGGACGTTGCTGATGTTTGACCCTTGTTGTGATGCGGGCtttggaaataaatacaaatagattGTACTTTACAATTTAGTTCTTCAAAATTCATTCAACACATCAGTAATTCTATCTAgtgctaaatttaaaaatattctgagaaTAACTTGATGAATATCTAGCTGCAAGTGAAGTTAAAATCATTTTCTCATTGAGGCTACATTAAAATAcagtacactgaaaagaaacatccaataaataatttaactttcCATTGGCTGTAGCTATTTGGAATGATTCTAAATATTTAAGTACATTGATATAATTATTATGTCTTTCTAGAAACTCTTAATTTGCATCTcacttttacatttctatttaaataagtaaaaaattagaAGTCACTAATCAAATTTAGATATCCAGTGAAGGATAAATAGCTTTAAAACTTAGCTTTcagttgagggcacctgggtgactcggtgggttaagcctctgccttcagctcaggtcatgatctcggggtcctgggatccaggcctgcatcgggctctctgctcagcctacttccccctctctctctgcctgtctctctgcctgcttataacctctctgtctctgtcaaataaataaataaaatctaaaaacaaaaaagcaaacaaataaaacttagCTTTCAGTTGAAATTTTTAGTCAATCTTAATTCTGAATTAAACAGAGTAAAATGAACTCTTTTTCAATCTATAAAGCAGAGCTATAAATACATAACAATATAGACTCTAGATCCGTGTCACCATGTTTTGTTGGAAGGTTCAATTACATAAATATTAGAAAGACTATGACAGGAGGCGgcaataggaaaaagaaacagttgaGAAACCCATGCTCTAAACCCCAGTAGAAAGtgtagaaaggaaagcaaaaagagaagTAGAAAGTAAGGGAAACGTTCAGAAATTGAAAACTCCTATGTCCCCTACTTAAGCCTCATGCACAGGAGAAGATGTTCAGTGGAGCTAGAGCCACGGGTCCCAAACGTGCCCACCACAGCCAGGACAACAGCATCTGCAGGATCCCCATGGCCCTGCCCTGCTCCTTCTTGGTAGCCCTGGTGGTGCTCAGCTGCCACTACCTCAGCTCTTTGGGATGTGACCTGCCTCAGACCCCTGGCCTGCTGCACTGGAGGGCCCTGATGCTCCTGCGACAAATGAGGAGACTGTCTGCTAGCTCCTGTGACAACTACACAAACGACTTTGGCTTCCCCCAGGAGGCCTTCGACGGCAAGCCGCTGCAGAAGGCTCAAGCCCTCTCTGTCGTCCATGTGACGAACCAGAAGACTTTCCACCTCTTCTGCACAGAGGCCTCACCTGCTCCTTGGAACACGGCCCTCCTGGAGGAATTGTGCTCGGGACTTTCTGAGCAGCTGGGCCTCCTGGAAGCCTGTCCCCTGcaggaggctggggtgggagagCCGCCCCTGGTGAATGGGGACTCCATCCTGAGGAACTACTTCCAGAGAATCTCCCTCTATCTGCAAGAGAAGCAATACAGCCCTTGTGCCTGGGAGATGGTCCGAGCAGAGATCATGAAACCCTTGTATGCATCAACAGCCTTGCATAAGAGATTGCGGAGCAGGAAGTGACACCCCTTTCAACATGGAAATGATTCCTTCTGACTGATAACATCACACATTCTGGAGTTCTGCCGTGTCAGAGACCCTCATTTCTGCTGTcgcaaagacatgaacagagtCAGTTTGTCAAGTGTTTTCAGAACAAGTCAACTCTACAAGCAGTAGTCGCTTACAGATGACCTTGCTCgtgtctatttatctatttaaatatttatttgtgtaaAAATTGATAAGCTTCAGATTTTTCCTATATTATGTGCACCTTTACATAgcagaatataataaaatatatatttaatatgtaatccgtttatcatgtttttctttatggaaCTTTTACTACAGAAAGTGTTTTCAAAGAGTCACACCCAGTCTAATTGTGCAACTTAATTAGAAATGAGACGGCAGAACGCATTTACCATCATACTACATTAACATTGGAAATAACTGACTTTCTCTAAGACAACTTGCACGTTGCCCTTAGGCTATAGGACATAATAAATACAGTCCTACAGTCCTGATGTCTACATCTTTGGTTGCTGTAGGGATGGGAATCTAAAAACAATCCTCCTACTTAGTGTTCTAATGAAGAAGGAAAGGACTTGACTTCTCTCACCTGCTGCTAGAACGGAGACGTTCAGGAAGTATACAGAAAAGCTGCGAACCCCTCAACAAGTCACTGGCAGACACGGAGGCACGTATGTTCGGTGTCGGGGGCAGGTGAGCTGGCAGTTGACAAGAAACGCCACGGCTGAGGTCCCACATCTAGCaggcaaagcaagaaacagagatGGTCATGCAGGGAGACCGTGTCGTGTGAGAAACAGACATAAACTTGATTCTGAGGCTCTTCAGCCATTGAAGGGACGGGAGAGAAGAGCCACAAAGGAGACAGTGGACTCCTGGCCATACAGCACAGGGTAAGAGAGGATGCTGGTGAGTGTCTTTAAGGAAGTAAATGTGCTTCGAAGACCATCAGCGGATTCCTGGAAGATGCAGATTGAAACTGCCTGTGATGTCAGAAACACAGATGCCTTTGCTGACCTTCCTGAGAGTCGGTTTGGTGGAATGCATAAGCAGAGACCACCCTGGAGCGGGTGCGAGCATGAATAAGAGAAGTCAGTGCCTCTGACCTGGAGAAGAATATTGCGTGGGATCTGGGAATATGGGGTTCGTTATTCTGGGCATAATTTGCCCTTTTATGccatatttttttccctgagtgaTTTCATGGAATGGATGTTCTAGCAAATTATGTTACTGTGCTTAATACTGTAGTTAGTGTAAATCATGACTTAATTACTTACAATGGTTTATCCTGTCTTCCTTCTTACTACCTTGCATATCAGCAAGCTGCTCGGCTTTAAGAACTCACTAGGCGGGAATAGATAACTCATTCAATCCTTCAAAAAATTATCTATTACTACTgataaaaaaaatgttcctggAATGACTGAGACTGACAGACTTCCTTCAAAAATGAGAATGGGTAGATGCGTcaggcattttctttcttaatattttaagcaaagaagaaaattggTTAAAATcagctgaaaaatacaatatgaaTCATGGAAATCCATGGAGCAATAGTGAGCTGTGTGTAATTCAGGAGTAAAAACAGATTTAACAATTATGACAGAATAGCATGAATATTCACTGAACTCATGCACTTAGATGATCTCTTGCATTGCATCTTCCATAAGGAGCAGCTTAAATATTGTAGCTATCATCTTATTTTAATGCTGACAGCCATATATGAGAATATTATTTGTCTCTTCCTACAAAATTATTCAGAACTAGGTGTCCTCCACTTTAGCAACTGACCTCCAAAGGGGAGATTAACAAGTCATGGATGAGAGTCAGCCATGAGAGTCGGGGATGGCTATTTTTCAATCttgacacctgggtagctcagccagttgagcatccatgactcttgatgtcagctcaggtcttgatgtcagactgtgatttcaagccccacattgggctccaccctgtgtgtggag
It encodes:
- the LOC122916936 gene encoding interferon alpha-1/2-like gives rise to the protein MALPCSFLVALVVLSCHYLSSLGCDLPQTPGLLHWRALMLLRQMRRLSASSCDNYTNDFGFPQEAFDGKPLQKAQALSVVHVTNQKTFHLFCTEASPAPWNTALLEELCSGLSEQLGLLEACPLQEAGVGEPPLVNGDSILRNYFQRISLYLQEKQYSPCAWEMVRAEIMKPLYASTALHKRLRSRK
- the LOC122916935 gene encoding interferon alpha-1/2-like — translated: MALSCSLFVALVVLSCHSLGSLGCDLPQDHSLLPWRALMLLRQMRRLSASSCDNYTNDFGFPQEVFDGKALQKAQALPVVHVMNQKIFHLFCTEASPAPWNTTLLEELCSGLSEQLGLLEACPLQEAGVGETPLVNGDSILRNYFQRISLYLQEKQYSPCAWEMVRAEIMKPLYASTALHKRLRSGK